From Triticum urartu cultivar G1812 chromosome 2, Tu2.1, whole genome shotgun sequence, a single genomic window includes:
- the LOC125537267 gene encoding uncharacterized protein LOC125537267, translated as MKHKDKFSKPSSAGRVAGKGLSMKWSEYYNAGRKERKTSSESLEREVQELKAQVAWIPEIVEEHVRDQLGATITTIMPTLLEGLHAWIAGSQQGPPPIPSFTGSNSRNAPAPLVSPAEVAVVYLASAPAVELNAPGYGKNTPTGTSAVNGPSVTCTPAVGGAWKLAKLDAITGAADVPCTLLHFVDGELIDVAKARIVQAGNRVFHGNPMPPTV; from the exons atgaaacaCAAGGATAAGTTCAGTAAGCcgtcgtcagctggtcgtgtggccggcaaaggcttgtccatgAAATGGTCAGAATACTATAACGCtgggcgaaaggagagaaagaccagctcggaaagcctggagcgcgaggttcaagaactcaaggcacaagtcgCGTGGATTCCGGAGATAGTCGAAGAGCATGTGCGAGACCAACTGGGAGCGACGATCACCAccattatgcctaccttgctTGAGGGGCTGCATGCGTGGATTGCGGGcagccaacaggggccgcccccgattcccagcttcacgggcAGCAACTCGCGCAACGCgccggcgccattggtgtctccggcggaggtgGCAGTGGTGTATCTGGCGTCGGCGCCGGCagtggagcttaatgcacccgggtatGGGAAGAATACGCCGACCGGCACCTCGGCAGTAAACGGCCCCTCCGTCACTTGCACGCCCGCTGTTGGGGGTGCCTGGAAATTAGCCaagctcgacgccatcacg ggtgccgccgacgttccatgcactctcctgcacttcgtggacGGTGAGTTGATCGATGTCGCCAAAGCCAGAATCGTTCAAGCGGGTAACcgcgtgttccacggtaatccgatgccacccaccgtGTAG